From the Burkholderia glumae LMG 2196 = ATCC 33617 genome, one window contains:
- the thiE gene encoding thiamine phosphate synthase, with the protein MSTGFGDMFWPPVDDLAAAAERIRARLGEWPVRRAPMRICVAAPERAQPGDLLVVTSGDAEAGRAAEVIAAGGAALEIDERHATLTHAGARYALTAAAPLADDWIAALAAFADCGFEAHDALVLALAWRDGDEAADGDPWPTDPARFPSIAAAPGAPEPAFAPCPARLGLYPVVPSAEWVERVLDYGARTVQLRVKDAAPNALAAEIARAVAAGRRYPEARVFINDHWRLAIEAGAYGVHLGQEDLQEAGLGAIAAAGLRLGLSSHGYYEMLVALRLRPSYLALGPVFATATKAVAAPPQGLARLARYARFAGRRAPLVAIGGVTAASLPEVIAAGVGSVAVVSAITQAADPRAAVGALAACFER; encoded by the coding sequence ATGAGCACGGGCTTCGGTGATATGTTCTGGCCCCCGGTGGATGACCTGGCGGCGGCCGCCGAGCGGATTCGCGCGCGGCTCGGCGAGTGGCCCGTGCGCCGCGCGCCGATGCGAATCTGCGTCGCGGCTCCCGAACGTGCGCAGCCGGGCGACCTGCTGGTGGTGACGTCGGGCGACGCCGAGGCCGGGCGCGCGGCCGAGGTGATCGCGGCCGGCGGCGCCGCGCTCGAGATCGACGAGCGGCACGCCACGCTGACGCACGCCGGTGCGCGGTACGCGCTGACCGCGGCCGCGCCGCTCGCCGACGACTGGATCGCGGCGCTGGCCGCGTTCGCCGACTGTGGATTCGAAGCGCACGACGCGCTGGTGCTGGCGCTTGCCTGGCGTGACGGCGACGAGGCCGCCGACGGGGATCCCTGGCCGACCGACCCGGCCCGCTTTCCGTCGATCGCCGCTGCGCCGGGTGCGCCCGAGCCGGCCTTCGCGCCGTGCCCGGCGCGGCTCGGCCTGTATCCGGTGGTGCCGTCGGCCGAATGGGTCGAACGCGTGCTCGACTACGGCGCGCGCACCGTGCAGCTGCGCGTGAAGGATGCCGCGCCAAACGCGCTGGCCGCCGAGATCGCGCGCGCGGTGGCGGCGGGGCGCCGCTACCCGGAGGCGCGCGTGTTCATCAACGACCACTGGCGGCTCGCGATCGAGGCCGGCGCCTACGGCGTGCATCTCGGCCAGGAGGATCTGCAGGAGGCCGGGCTTGGCGCGATCGCGGCGGCCGGCCTGCGGCTCGGCCTGTCGAGCCATGGCTACTACGAGATGCTGGTCGCGCTGCGCCTGCGCCCCAGCTATTTGGCGCTCGGCCCGGTGTTCGCCACCGCCACGAAGGCGGTCGCTGCGCCGCCGCAGGGCCTCGCGCGGCTCGCCCGCTACGCGCGCTTTGCCGGCCGGCGCGCGCCGCTCGTCGCGATCGGCGGCGTGACGGCCGCCAGCCTGCCCGAGGTGATCGCCGCCGGCGTCGGCAGCGTGGCCGTGGTCAGCGCGATCACGCAGGCCGCGGACCCGCGTGCCGCGGTGGGCGCGCTCGCCGCTTGCTTCGAACGCTGA
- a CDS encoding ABC transporter ATP-binding protein produces MSSPPESLLELRDVDFGYGDRLVLSNLNLRFGRGQVVAVMGGSGCGKTTVLRLIGGLVRARRGQVLFDGADVGAQSRDGLYALRRKMGMLFQFGALFTDMSVFDNVAFALREHTDLPEPLIRDLVLMKLNAVGLRGARDLMPSEVSGGMARRVALARAIALDPQLIMYDEPFAGLDPISLGITANLIRTLNEALGATSILVTHDVPESFAIADYVYFLGNGGVLAEGTPDELRASTEPSVRQFIDGVPDGPFRFHYTSPPLDADFGLGGGRR; encoded by the coding sequence GTGAGCTCTCCCCCCGAGTCCCTGCTGGAACTTCGCGACGTCGATTTCGGCTACGGCGACCGCCTCGTGCTGTCCAATCTGAACCTGCGCTTCGGGCGCGGTCAGGTGGTGGCCGTGATGGGCGGTTCCGGCTGTGGCAAGACGACCGTGCTGCGCCTGATCGGCGGCCTCGTGCGCGCGCGCCGGGGCCAGGTGCTGTTCGACGGCGCCGATGTCGGCGCGCAGTCGCGCGACGGCCTCTACGCGCTGCGCCGCAAGATGGGCATGCTGTTCCAGTTCGGCGCCCTCTTCACCGACATGTCGGTATTCGACAACGTCGCGTTCGCGCTGCGCGAGCACACCGACCTGCCCGAGCCGCTGATCCGCGACCTGGTGCTGATGAAGCTGAATGCGGTCGGCCTGCGCGGCGCGCGCGACCTGATGCCGTCCGAGGTGTCGGGCGGCATGGCGCGCCGCGTCGCGCTGGCGCGCGCGATCGCGCTCGACCCGCAGCTGATCATGTACGACGAGCCGTTCGCCGGCCTCGACCCGATCTCGCTCGGCATCACCGCGAACCTGATCCGCACCCTGAACGAGGCGCTCGGCGCAACCTCGATCCTGGTCACGCACGACGTGCCGGAGTCGTTCGCGATCGCCGACTACGTCTACTTCCTCGGCAACGGCGGGGTGCTCGCCGAAGGCACGCCCGACGAGCTGCGCGCCTCGACCGAGCCGAGCGTGCGGCAGTTCATCGACGGCGTGCCCGACGGCCCGTTCCGGTTCCACTACACGAGTCCGCCGCTCGATGCGGACTTCGGCCTTGGCGGAGGGCGCCGATGA
- the mlaE gene encoding lipid asymmetry maintenance ABC transporter permease subunit MlaE produces MISAIGRFVLGGLERTGYATRLFVRLVLEFFPLLRRPRLVTKQIHFLGNYSFVIIAVSGLFVGFVLGLQGYYTLNRYGAEQSLGLLVALSLVRELGPVVTALLYAGRAGTSLTAEIGLMKAGEQLTALEMMAVDPIKTVIAPRMWAGIIAMPLLSAIFCAVGVIGGYVVGVILIGVDPGAFWSQMQGGVDAWSDVGNGVLKSVVFGFAVTFVALYQGYEAKPTPEGVSRATTRTVVYASLAVLGLDFLLTALMFS; encoded by the coding sequence ATGATCAGCGCTATCGGTCGTTTCGTGCTGGGCGGGCTCGAACGCACGGGTTATGCCACGCGCTTGTTCGTGCGGCTCGTGCTCGAATTCTTTCCGCTGCTGCGGCGCCCGCGGCTCGTCACGAAACAGATCCACTTCCTCGGCAATTATTCGTTTGTGATCATTGCCGTGTCGGGCCTGTTCGTCGGCTTCGTGCTGGGGCTGCAGGGCTACTACACGCTGAACCGCTACGGCGCCGAGCAGTCGCTCGGGCTGCTGGTGGCGCTGTCGCTGGTGCGCGAACTCGGGCCGGTGGTCACCGCGCTGCTGTACGCGGGCCGCGCCGGCACCTCGCTCACCGCCGAGATCGGCCTGATGAAGGCGGGCGAGCAGCTGACCGCGCTCGAGATGATGGCGGTGGACCCGATCAAGACCGTGATCGCGCCGCGCATGTGGGCCGGCATCATCGCGATGCCGCTGCTCTCGGCGATCTTCTGCGCGGTGGGCGTGATCGGCGGTTACGTGGTGGGCGTGATCCTGATCGGCGTCGATCCGGGCGCGTTCTGGTCGCAGATGCAGGGCGGCGTGGACGCCTGGAGCGACGTCGGCAACGGCGTGCTCAAGAGCGTCGTATTCGGCTTCGCGGTCACCTTCGTGGCGCTCTACCAGGGCTACGAGGCGAAGCCGACGCCCGAGGGCGTCTCGCGCGCCACCACCCGCACCGTCGTGTACGCCTCGCTCGCGGTACTCGGCCTCGATTTCCTGCTGACCGCGCTGATGTTCAGCTGA
- the mlaD gene encoding outer membrane lipid asymmetry maintenance protein MlaD, with the protein MTMKKTALDFWVGLFVLVGFLALLFLALKVGNMSSLSFQPTYPVKMRFDNIGGLKPRAAVKSAGVVVGRVGTIGFDTNTYQALVTIELDKQYAFPKDSSAKILTSGLLGEQYIGLEPGGDTEMLKPGDTITMTQSAIVLENLIGQFLYSKAADAGGGKPAAAPGAAAH; encoded by the coding sequence ATGACGATGAAAAAGACTGCTCTCGACTTCTGGGTCGGCCTGTTCGTGCTGGTGGGTTTCCTGGCGCTGCTGTTTCTCGCCCTGAAGGTGGGCAACATGAGCTCGCTGTCGTTCCAGCCGACCTATCCCGTCAAGATGAGGTTCGACAATATCGGCGGCCTGAAGCCGCGCGCGGCCGTGAAGAGCGCGGGCGTGGTGGTGGGCCGGGTCGGTACGATCGGCTTCGACACCAACACCTACCAGGCGCTGGTGACGATCGAGCTCGACAAGCAATACGCATTCCCGAAGGACAGTTCTGCCAAGATCCTGACTTCGGGCCTGCTCGGCGAGCAGTACATCGGCCTTGAGCCGGGTGGTGACACCGAGATGCTGAAGCCGGGCGACACGATCACGATGACGCAGTCGGCGATCGTGCTCGAGAACCTGATCGGACAGTTCCTGTACAGCAAGGCCGCGGACGCGGGCGGCGGCAAGCCGGCCGCGGCGCCGGGGGCGGCCGCCCATTGA
- a CDS encoding MlaA family lipoprotein, which yields MQTMRLRNAGLTVAAVAALSGCATVQTPTKGDPFESFNRTIYKFNDTVDTYALKPVAQGYQWAVPQPVRSSVTNFFSNIGDVYIAANNLVQLRIADGVGDIMRVVINTVFGVGGLFDVATVAKLPKHSNDFGITLGHYGVPSGPYVVLPFLGPSTVRDTAGLGVDYVGNPLTWVNSDAVSWSLFGVNLINTRANLLGAGDILDAAAIDKYSFVRNAYLQRRQSLIAASGGPGGKAAAANVPDYGAEALPKYDLPEDGAAPAAAASSTAAGGAAAGAAAPAQDAASAASAPAAASAAAMPNPASATHVPAQNIVPPSPNGFHWPSLRLR from the coding sequence ATGCAGACCATGCGCCTCAGGAACGCGGGCTTGACCGTAGCGGCAGTTGCCGCGCTGAGCGGTTGCGCCACCGTTCAGACGCCCACCAAGGGCGATCCGTTCGAAAGCTTCAATCGAACGATCTACAAGTTCAACGACACCGTCGACACCTATGCGTTGAAGCCCGTCGCCCAGGGCTACCAATGGGCGGTGCCGCAGCCGGTGCGCAGCAGCGTGACGAACTTCTTCTCGAACATCGGCGACGTCTACATCGCCGCCAACAACCTCGTGCAGCTGCGCATCGCCGACGGCGTGGGCGACATCATGCGCGTGGTGATCAACACGGTGTTCGGCGTGGGCGGCCTGTTCGACGTGGCGACGGTGGCGAAGCTGCCCAAGCACAGCAACGACTTCGGCATCACGCTCGGCCACTACGGCGTGCCATCCGGCCCGTACGTGGTGCTGCCGTTCCTCGGGCCGAGCACGGTGCGCGACACGGCCGGCCTCGGGGTCGACTACGTCGGCAACCCGCTCACCTGGGTGAATTCGGACGCGGTGAGCTGGAGCCTGTTCGGCGTGAACCTGATCAATACGCGCGCGAACCTGCTCGGCGCCGGCGACATCCTCGACGCGGCCGCGATCGACAAGTACTCGTTCGTGCGCAACGCCTACCTGCAGCGCCGCCAGTCGCTGATCGCCGCCTCGGGCGGCCCCGGCGGCAAGGCGGCCGCCGCGAACGTGCCCGACTACGGCGCCGAGGCGCTGCCGAAGTACGATCTGCCCGAAGACGGCGCGGCGCCGGCGGCCGCGGCGAGCAGCACGGCAGCGGGCGGTGCGGCAGCGGGCGCGGCGGCGCCGGCCCAGGATGCCGCTTCGGCGGCTTCGGCGCCGGCCGCGGCGTCGGCTGCGGCCATGCCGAATCCGGCCAGTGCCACCCACGTGCCGGCGCAGAACATCGTGCCGCCCTCGCCGAACGGTTTTCATTGGCCGAGCCTGCGGCTGCGCTGA
- a CDS encoding MlaC/ttg2D family ABC transporter substrate-binding protein yields MKKLFLIPVVAAFFSFGSAAYAQVDQSNPQALIKTATEQVMNEVRTQSIKPGDIGRITDIVNRDILPYTDFRRTTQLVMGRNWRAATPDQRDKVVEQFKMLLIRTYSGAIAQLKADQQIQYLPFRADPGATDVVVRTLASNNGQPVQIDYRLYKTPQGWRVYDLNVLGAWLIQTYQQQFNEKIQQSGVDGLIQFLTQRNEQLAAGKAS; encoded by the coding sequence ATGAAAAAACTGTTTCTGATTCCCGTGGTAGCCGCGTTTTTCTCGTTTGGTAGCGCCGCCTACGCGCAGGTCGACCAGTCGAACCCGCAGGCGCTCATCAAGACCGCGACCGAGCAGGTGATGAACGAGGTCCGGACGCAGTCGATCAAGCCGGGCGACATCGGCAGGATTACCGATATCGTGAATCGCGATATCCTCCCGTACACCGATTTCCGCCGCACCACGCAGCTCGTGATGGGCCGCAACTGGCGCGCCGCGACGCCCGACCAACGCGACAAGGTGGTCGAACAGTTCAAGATGCTGCTGATCCGCACCTACTCCGGCGCGATCGCGCAGCTGAAGGCCGACCAGCAGATTCAGTACCTGCCGTTCCGCGCCGATCCGGGCGCAACCGACGTGGTGGTGCGCACGCTCGCCTCGAACAACGGCCAGCCGGTGCAGATCGACTACCGTCTCTACAAGACGCCGCAGGGCTGGCGCGTCTATGACCTGAACGTGCTCGGCGCCTGGCTGATCCAGACCTACCAGCAGCAGTTCAACGAGAAGATCCAGCAGAGCGGCGTGGACGGCCTGATCCAGTTCCTCACGCAGCGCAACGAGCAGCTCGCTGCCGGCAAGGCATCGTGA
- a CDS encoding STAS domain-containing protein gives MSQFATGASLTYASAKAALDDGLGRIAGGATAVDCAALAQFDSAALAVLLAWQRAARSRGAALAILNLPPTLASLARAYGIDSLLDERH, from the coding sequence GTGAGCCAGTTCGCCACCGGCGCCTCGCTGACCTACGCGAGCGCGAAGGCCGCGCTCGACGACGGGCTCGGCCGCATCGCCGGCGGCGCGACCGCGGTGGACTGCGCGGCGCTCGCGCAGTTCGACTCGGCCGCGCTCGCCGTGCTGCTCGCATGGCAGCGCGCCGCGCGCTCGCGCGGCGCGGCGCTCGCGATCCTGAACCTGCCGCCCACGCTCGCCAGCCTGGCGCGCGCCTACGGCATCGACTCCCTCCTCGACGAACGACATTGA
- a CDS encoding ABC transporter ATP-binding protein, translating into MSAIEIRNVKKRYASLQALKGVSLSVEEGEFFGLLGPNGAGKTTLISILAGLARADEGRISVRGHDVVADFRDARRALGVVPQELVFDPFFSVRETLRLQSGYFGLRRNDDWIDEVMANLDLSDKADANMRALSGGMKRRVLVAQALVHRPPVIVLDEPTAGVDVELRQTLWKFISRLNREGHTIVLTTHYLEEAEALCDRIAMLRRGEVVALERTSALLQRFAGLQLYLRLAQGELPAELRALQTEPAAPGSREYLLRLTSYDEVERILSACRAAGCAFDEIEVRKADLEDVFVQVMNGADVIEGLA; encoded by the coding sequence ATGTCAGCCATAGAAATCCGAAACGTCAAGAAGCGCTACGCGTCGCTCCAGGCGCTGAAGGGCGTCAGCCTGTCCGTCGAGGAAGGGGAGTTCTTCGGCCTGCTCGGACCCAACGGCGCCGGCAAGACCACCCTCATCAGCATTCTCGCCGGGCTGGCCCGCGCCGACGAAGGCCGCATCTCGGTGCGCGGGCACGACGTCGTGGCCGATTTCCGTGACGCCCGGCGCGCGCTGGGCGTGGTGCCGCAGGAGCTCGTGTTCGATCCGTTCTTCTCGGTGCGCGAGACGCTGCGGCTGCAGTCCGGCTATTTCGGGCTGCGCCGCAACGACGACTGGATCGACGAGGTGATGGCCAATCTCGACCTGAGCGACAAGGCCGACGCCAACATGCGCGCGCTGTCGGGCGGCATGAAGCGCCGCGTGCTGGTGGCGCAGGCGCTGGTGCACCGGCCGCCCGTGATCGTGCTCGACGAGCCGACCGCCGGCGTGGACGTGGAGCTGCGCCAGACGCTCTGGAAGTTCATCTCGCGCCTGAACCGCGAAGGCCACACGATCGTGCTGACCACTCACTACCTGGAAGAAGCCGAGGCGCTTTGCGACCGCATCGCGATGCTGCGGCGCGGCGAGGTGGTCGCGCTCGAGCGCACCAGCGCGCTGCTGCAGCGCTTCGCGGGCCTGCAGCTGTACCTGCGTCTGGCGCAGGGCGAGCTACCCGCCGAGCTGCGTGCGCTGCAGACCGAGCCGGCCGCGCCCGGCTCGCGCGAATACCTGTTGCGGCTCACGAGCTACGACGAGGTCGAGCGGATCCTCTCGGCCTGCCGCGCGGCGGGCTGCGCGTTCGACGAGATCGAAGTGCGCAAGGCCGACCTCGAAGACGTGTTCGTCCAGGTGATGAACGGAGCCGACGTGATCGAGGGCCTGGCATGA
- a CDS encoding ABC transporter permease — translation MSGFRTLFYKEILRFWKVSFQTVLAPVVTALLYLTIFGHALSGRVEVYPGVEYVSFLVPGLVMMSVLQNAFANSSSSLIQSKITGNLVFVLLPPLSYAEIFSAYVLAAVVRGLAVGLGVFVVTAWFIPVGFAAPLFALLFALLGSAILGTLGLIAGIWAEKFDQLAAFQNFLIMPLTFLSGVFYSTHSLPPMWREVSRLNPFFYMIDGFRYGFFGVADINPYASLAIVAGFFVLLALVAMRLLATGYKLRH, via the coding sequence ATGAGCGGGTTTCGCACGCTGTTCTACAAGGAAATCCTGCGCTTCTGGAAGGTGTCGTTCCAGACCGTGCTCGCGCCGGTGGTCACGGCGCTGCTGTACCTGACCATCTTCGGCCACGCGCTGTCGGGCCGCGTCGAGGTCTATCCCGGCGTGGAGTACGTGAGCTTCCTGGTGCCGGGCCTGGTGATGATGAGCGTGCTGCAGAACGCGTTCGCCAACAGCTCGTCGTCGCTGATCCAGTCGAAGATCACCGGCAACCTCGTGTTCGTGCTGCTGCCGCCGCTGTCGTATGCCGAGATCTTCTCGGCCTACGTGCTCGCCGCGGTGGTGCGCGGGCTCGCGGTCGGGCTCGGCGTGTTCGTGGTGACGGCCTGGTTCATTCCGGTCGGCTTCGCCGCGCCGCTGTTCGCGCTGCTGTTCGCGCTGCTCGGCTCGGCGATTCTTGGCACGCTCGGCCTCATCGCCGGGATCTGGGCCGAGAAGTTCGACCAGCTCGCCGCGTTCCAGAACTTCCTGATCATGCCGCTGACGTTCCTGTCCGGCGTGTTCTACTCGACCCATTCGCTGCCCCCCATGTGGCGCGAGGTGTCGCGTCTCAACCCGTTTTTCTACATGATCGACGGCTTCCGCTACGGGTTCTTCGGCGTCGCCGACATCAACCCCTACGCAAGCCTGGCGATCGTCGCCGGTTTCTTCGTGCTGCTCGCGCTGGTCGCGATGCGGCTGCTGGCCACCGGCTACAAGCTGCGTCACTGA
- a CDS encoding BolA family protein has protein sequence MLPTPEQVKQYIAGGLACTHLEVEGDGQHFFATIVSEQFEGKRPIQRHQLVYAALGDRMKQEIHALSMKTLTPAEWQNA, from the coding sequence ATGTTGCCGACTCCCGAACAGGTCAAGCAATACATCGCGGGCGGGCTCGCCTGCACCCATCTGGAAGTCGAGGGCGACGGCCAGCATTTCTTCGCGACCATCGTCTCGGAGCAATTTGAAGGCAAGCGTCCGATCCAGCGCCATCAGCTCGTCTATGCGGCGCTCGGCGACCGCATGAAGCAGGAAATCCACGCGCTCAGCATGAAAACGCTGACGCCCGCCGAATGGCAGAACGCATAA
- the murA gene encoding UDP-N-acetylglucosamine 1-carboxyvinyltransferase, with translation MQVSVNERDAVSHVATANPSAGRVSQGQPERLVITGGRRLSGEIRVSGAKNAALPILCAGLLSAEPLRLDNVPDLQDVRTMLALLGGMGVKSAVDGARVTLDAASVTDPVAPYELVKTMRASILVLGPLLARFGYAKVSLPGGCAIGARPVDQHIKGLQAMGAEITIEHGYIEARATRLKGARLVTDMITVTGTENLLMAATLADGETVIENAAREPEVTDLANLLVAMGARIDGIGTDRLVIQGVERLHGASHAVVPDRIEAGTFLCAAAAAGGELTLRGMRANLLDAVLGKLRETGAKLDERDDALRVTMDRRPAAVAIRTSEYPAFPTDMQAQFMTLNAVAAGTAHVVETIFENRFMHVQELNRLGADIVVDGNTALVTGVTQLSGARVMATDLRASASLVIAGLCADGETVIDRIYHLDRGYDRMETKLNAVGADVRRITGSAA, from the coding sequence GTGCAAGTTTCAGTCAACGAACGCGACGCGGTAAGCCACGTCGCGACGGCGAACCCGTCCGCCGGCCGGGTTTCGCAAGGACAGCCGGAGCGGCTCGTGATCACCGGCGGCAGGCGGCTTTCCGGCGAGATCCGGGTGTCGGGCGCGAAGAACGCGGCGCTGCCGATTCTCTGCGCGGGCCTGCTCAGCGCCGAGCCGCTGCGGCTCGACAACGTGCCCGACCTGCAGGACGTGCGCACCATGCTCGCGCTGCTGGGCGGGATGGGCGTGAAGAGCGCGGTGGACGGCGCGCGCGTCACGCTCGACGCGGCCAGCGTGACCGATCCGGTGGCGCCTTACGAGCTGGTCAAGACCATGCGCGCGTCGATTCTCGTGCTTGGCCCGCTGCTGGCGCGCTTCGGCTACGCGAAGGTATCGCTGCCGGGCGGCTGCGCGATCGGCGCGCGGCCGGTGGATCAGCACATCAAGGGGCTGCAGGCGATGGGCGCCGAGATCACCATCGAGCACGGCTACATCGAGGCGCGCGCCACGCGCCTGAAGGGCGCGCGCCTCGTCACCGACATGATCACGGTGACCGGCACCGAGAACCTGCTGATGGCCGCCACGCTCGCCGACGGCGAGACCGTGATCGAGAACGCCGCGCGCGAGCCCGAGGTGACCGACCTCGCCAACCTGCTGGTGGCGATGGGGGCGAGGATCGACGGGATCGGCACCGACCGGCTCGTGATCCAGGGCGTCGAGCGGCTGCACGGCGCGAGCCACGCGGTCGTGCCCGACCGCATCGAGGCCGGCACCTTCCTTTGCGCGGCGGCGGCCGCGGGCGGTGAGCTCACGCTGCGCGGCATGCGCGCGAACCTGCTCGACGCGGTGCTCGGCAAGCTGCGCGAGACCGGCGCCAAGCTCGACGAGCGCGACGACGCGCTGCGCGTGACGATGGACCGGCGCCCGGCCGCGGTGGCGATCCGCACCTCCGAATATCCGGCCTTCCCGACCGACATGCAGGCGCAGTTCATGACCCTGAACGCGGTGGCCGCCGGCACCGCGCACGTCGTCGAGACCATCTTCGAGAACCGCTTCATGCACGTGCAGGAGCTGAACCGGCTCGGTGCCGACATCGTGGTGGACGGCAACACGGCGCTCGTCACCGGCGTGACGCAGCTCTCGGGCGCACGCGTGATGGCCACCGACCTGCGCGCCTCGGCGAGCCTCGTGATCGCGGGGCTGTGCGCTGACGGCGAGACCGTCATCGACCGCATCTACCATCTCGATCGCGGCTATGATCGGATGGAGACCAAGCTGAACGCAGTTGGCGCCGACGTGCGCCGCATCACCGGGAGTGCCGCATGA
- the hisG gene encoding ATP phosphoribosyltransferase: protein MTAPLTLALSKGRIFEETVPLLAAAGIEVAGDPESSRKLILPTNDPNVRVIIVRATDVPTYVEYGAADFGVAGKDVLIEHGGGGLYQPIDLSIARCRMSVAVQAGFDYANAVRQGARLRVATKYVSTAREHFAAKGVHVDLIKLYGSMELAPLVGLADAIVDLVSSGGTLRANNLVEVEEIMPISSRLVVNQAALKLKRAALKPILDAFERASKQSGS, encoded by the coding sequence ATGACCGCACCGCTGACCCTCGCGCTGTCGAAAGGGCGTATCTTCGAGGAAACCGTGCCGCTGCTCGCGGCCGCCGGCATCGAGGTGGCGGGGGACCCCGAATCGTCGCGCAAGCTGATCCTGCCGACCAACGACCCGAACGTGCGCGTGATCATCGTGCGCGCCACCGACGTGCCGACCTACGTCGAGTACGGCGCGGCCGATTTCGGCGTGGCCGGCAAGGACGTGCTGATCGAGCACGGCGGCGGCGGGCTCTACCAGCCGATCGACCTGAGCATCGCGCGCTGCCGGATGTCGGTGGCGGTGCAGGCGGGCTTCGACTACGCTAATGCGGTGCGCCAGGGCGCGCGGCTGCGGGTGGCGACGAAGTACGTGTCCACTGCACGGGAGCACTTCGCGGCCAAGGGCGTCCACGTCGACCTGATCAAGCTGTACGGCTCGATGGAGCTCGCTCCGCTGGTCGGGCTGGCCGACGCGATCGTCGATCTGGTCAGCTCGGGCGGCACGCTGCGGGCGAACAATCTGGTCGAGGTCGAGGAGATCATGCCGATCTCCTCGCGCCTCGTCGTGAACCAGGCCGCGCTGAAACTGAAGCGCGCCGCGCTGAAGCCGATCCTCGACGCGTTCGAACGCGCGTCGAAGCAGAGCGGGAGCTGA